Proteins from a genomic interval of Symmachiella macrocystis:
- a CDS encoding class I SAM-dependent methyltransferase codes for MSTEEHTEQHPDQQDKQKDWDQRYRNDDTPWDSGLPSAELRRVLDEQNIAPCRVLEIGCGTGSSAIYLAGQGFQVTAIDISPTAIETARARATEAGVEVNFVVTHIGGFESPAEPFDFIFDRGAFHCIRKVYLQGLLVLLKRVTHPGTRYLTLTGNSDELSTDNMPRLRAADLCSDLEELFKIDQLRAFYFEDAPDLRGPLGWSCLMTRRGG; via the coding sequence ATGAGTACAGAAGAACACACAGAGCAACATCCAGATCAGCAAGACAAGCAAAAAGATTGGGACCAGCGGTATCGCAACGACGACACGCCCTGGGACAGCGGGCTCCCCTCGGCCGAATTGCGCCGCGTGCTGGACGAACAAAACATCGCCCCCTGCCGCGTGTTGGAAATCGGTTGCGGCACCGGCAGCAGCGCGATTTATTTAGCCGGCCAAGGCTTTCAAGTGACAGCGATCGACATCTCGCCAACCGCTATCGAAACAGCCCGTGCGCGAGCAACGGAGGCTGGTGTCGAGGTGAATTTTGTGGTCACGCACATCGGCGGTTTCGAATCCCCCGCCGAGCCGTTCGATTTCATTTTCGATCGCGGCGCGTTCCACTGCATCCGCAAGGTCTATTTGCAGGGCCTGTTGGTCCTCCTGAAGCGCGTCACCCACCCCGGCACGCGGTACTTAACGCTGACCGGCAACAGCGACGAACTCAGCACCGACAACATGCCCCGCCTCCGCGCCGCCGACCTGTGCAGCGACCTGGAGGAGCTATTCAAAATCGATCAACTGCGAGCATTTTACTTCGAAGACGCCCCCGACCTACGCGGCCCGTTGGGCTGGTCGTGTTTGATGACGCGGCGCGGTGGGTGA
- a CDS encoding class I SAM-dependent methyltransferase has protein sequence MTTDYDPIAEQYQLSKQQPWRMYIESYGLLDLAGDLSGKAVVDLACGEGFYSRLLKHGGAQRVLGVDSSQGMIDLASKQEVEQQAGIEYLLSDVREMVHAGEFDLAVAAWLLNYASTTEQLEAMCQTVSACLKPGGRFVTVNSSPLIDWTTIPSYRKYGFEALFGDELRPGAPITWKFYLENETFDIENYYLSQSAHEEALRGAGFSEINWRPLRVSAEGTTAYEAGYWDTFLTVQPVIFIECVKG, from the coding sequence ATGACAACCGACTATGATCCGATCGCGGAACAATACCAACTCTCCAAGCAGCAACCTTGGCGGATGTATATCGAGTCGTACGGTTTGCTCGACTTGGCGGGTGATTTGTCGGGCAAGGCGGTTGTTGATTTGGCTTGTGGGGAGGGGTTTTATTCGCGGTTGTTGAAACATGGCGGCGCGCAGCGGGTCTTGGGAGTCGATTCGTCGCAAGGCATGATCGACTTGGCCAGCAAGCAGGAAGTCGAGCAACAAGCCGGGATCGAATACCTGTTGAGCGATGTTCGCGAAATGGTGCATGCGGGCGAATTTGATCTGGCAGTGGCCGCTTGGCTGCTGAATTACGCGTCGACGACTGAGCAACTTGAAGCAATGTGCCAAACTGTCTCGGCATGCCTCAAGCCGGGCGGACGGTTTGTAACAGTTAATTCCAGCCCACTAATCGATTGGACCACAATCCCGTCTTATCGAAAGTACGGTTTCGAGGCATTGTTCGGCGACGAATTGCGTCCCGGCGCGCCGATCACGTGGAAGTTTTATCTAGAAAACGAAACGTTCGACATCGAAAATTATTACCTCTCGCAATCAGCGCACGAAGAGGCATTGCGCGGTGCCGGTTTTAGCGAAATCAATTGGCGGCCCCTGCGAGTCTCCGCGGAAGGAACAACAGCCTACGAGGCGGGTTATTGGGACACGTTTCTAACCGTGCAGCCGGTGATATTTATTGAGTGCGTGAAGGGGTGA
- a CDS encoding fumarylacetoacetate hydrolase family protein: MRLCRYELNGQTAVGFYTETSVIPLVAAAQAARVALPESNSLLPYLTCGESREAVAALQSRIENLDDAGRAELSVPTDSVKLLVPIPNPTKLLLLAGNYTAHIEEGGGRAEERADTFPYVFMKPPLTTLTHPGDPIRVPAVSPDHVDWELELGVIIGRQCKGVSEAEALDYVAGYTVVNDISDRQFQPNPGRKQREKDGFFDWLHGKWHDTFCPMGPCVLAADEQPDPHTMKLTLRVNGDVKQDSSTSEMVFPVAAIVEFISSYVTLEPGDIISTGTPAGVGKTTGTFLHAGDTVDAEIGGIGVLHNPVE; the protein is encoded by the coding sequence ATGCGACTTTGCCGGTACGAACTGAATGGACAAACAGCAGTCGGTTTTTATACGGAAACTTCCGTCATTCCTCTCGTGGCCGCCGCTCAAGCAGCGCGTGTCGCACTGCCGGAGAGTAACAGCCTGCTCCCATATTTGACCTGCGGCGAATCGCGGGAAGCCGTTGCCGCTTTGCAGTCTCGTATTGAAAACCTCGACGACGCGGGCCGAGCGGAACTCTCCGTGCCGACCGATTCGGTGAAATTGCTGGTCCCCATTCCGAATCCGACGAAACTGTTGCTGCTCGCCGGAAACTACACAGCCCACATCGAAGAAGGGGGCGGCCGAGCGGAGGAACGGGCCGATACGTTTCCCTATGTCTTCATGAAGCCGCCACTGACGACGCTCACGCATCCCGGCGATCCGATTCGCGTGCCGGCCGTCTCACCCGATCATGTCGATTGGGAATTGGAACTGGGCGTAATCATCGGCCGCCAATGTAAAGGGGTCAGCGAAGCGGAGGCGCTGGACTATGTCGCCGGCTATACCGTCGTCAACGACATTTCCGATCGCCAATTCCAACCGAACCCCGGCCGCAAGCAGCGTGAGAAAGATGGCTTCTTCGATTGGTTGCACGGCAAATGGCATGACACGTTTTGCCCGATGGGTCCGTGCGTACTCGCCGCCGACGAACAACCCGACCCGCATACCATGAAACTGACCCTCCGCGTCAACGGCGACGTGAAGCAGGATTCCTCGACATCCGAAATGGTCTTCCCGGTCGCCGCGATTGTGGAGTTCATTTCCAGTTACGTGACTTTAGAACCAGGCGACATCATCTCCACCGGCACCCCCGCCGGCGTCGGCAAAACCACCGGCACCTTCCTGCACGCGGGCGACACGGTCGACGCCGAGATCGGCGGCATTGGAGTGCTACACAACCCGGTGGAATAG
- a CDS encoding zinc metallopeptidase: MIGFDFRYLLFVAPAFLLMLWAQARVKSAYHRAMQIPAPLSGAAAARHILDQAGCQSVAIEEVGGQLSDHYDPQAKVLRLSHEVYQSRSMAAVGIAAHEAGHAMQDAQRYAPLVIRNFAVPAAMYGPTAFMVLFFAGLIFSMPGLMWLGVICYGGVLLFQLVNLPVEFDASNRAKAVLADLNIVDRDGAIAVKDVLNAAGWTYVAATLQTLMTVLYYVMILLGGRSRD, translated from the coding sequence ATGATTGGTTTTGATTTCAGGTATTTGCTGTTTGTGGCCCCAGCATTCCTTTTGATGCTCTGGGCACAGGCACGTGTAAAAAGTGCGTATCACCGCGCGATGCAAATTCCCGCTCCCTTGAGCGGCGCAGCTGCGGCGCGGCATATTCTCGATCAAGCAGGTTGCCAAAGTGTCGCGATTGAAGAAGTCGGCGGGCAATTGTCCGATCACTACGATCCACAGGCAAAGGTCCTGCGGCTCAGCCATGAGGTGTATCAAAGCCGTTCGATGGCGGCGGTGGGGATCGCCGCCCACGAAGCCGGGCATGCCATGCAGGATGCGCAGCGGTACGCGCCGCTAGTGATCCGCAATTTTGCCGTCCCAGCCGCCATGTACGGACCGACAGCGTTCATGGTTTTGTTCTTCGCGGGATTGATATTCAGTATGCCGGGGCTGATGTGGTTGGGTGTGATTTGCTACGGCGGCGTTTTGTTGTTCCAGCTCGTGAATCTTCCCGTCGAATTCGACGCCAGTAACCGCGCCAAGGCGGTGCTGGCGGACTTGAATATCGTCGACCGTGACGGCGCGATTGCCGTCAAAGACGTACTCAACGCCGCCGGTTGGACGTACGTCGCCGCCACACTGCAAACACTGATGACGGTCCTGTACTACGTCATGATTCTGCTGGGCGGTCGCAGCCGGGACTGA
- the trpA gene encoding tryptophan synthase subunit alpha: protein MTTPISKTFAQLKADGQMAFMPFITAGDPDIETTAALIRELATQDVDLIEIGFPYSDPIADGPVIQASYTRALDRKLHVDDIFACVKSVTESATGKLPDLVAMVAYAIVLRVGPETFVAKAKAAGFVGFIIPDLPADEADEMTQIVRGAGLDLIQLIAPTTTRERTAKILELASGFLYCISIAGTTGVRDDLPPELYEQLEWLKTQTDVPLAVGFGVSRPEQVEPLRKLADGVIVGSAIVRAAEKSPEAMGELAAAMTAAAHGG from the coding sequence TTGACCACACCGATTAGCAAGACCTTTGCCCAACTCAAAGCCGACGGACAGATGGCATTCATGCCCTTTATTACCGCCGGCGATCCCGATATCGAAACCACCGCCGCCTTGATTCGCGAATTAGCGACGCAGGATGTCGATTTGATTGAAATCGGATTTCCCTACAGCGATCCCATCGCCGACGGCCCGGTAATTCAGGCCTCCTACACGCGGGCGCTCGATCGAAAACTCCACGTCGACGATATTTTTGCCTGCGTGAAATCTGTGACCGAGTCTGCTACGGGAAAACTCCCCGATTTGGTCGCGATGGTCGCCTATGCCATTGTGCTGCGCGTTGGTCCGGAGACCTTCGTCGCCAAAGCTAAAGCGGCTGGGTTTGTGGGATTCATCATTCCCGACTTGCCCGCCGATGAGGCGGATGAGATGACACAGATTGTTCGCGGAGCCGGGTTGGATTTGATTCAATTGATCGCGCCGACAACCACCCGCGAACGGACGGCCAAAATTCTGGAACTCGCCTCGGGTTTTCTGTACTGCATCAGCATTGCCGGCACAACAGGTGTCCGCGACGACCTACCGCCGGAGTTGTACGAACAACTCGAATGGCTCAAAACGCAAACCGATGTCCCGCTGGCAGTCGGCTTCGGCGTCAGCCGCCCGGAACAGGTCGAACCGCTCCGCAAACTGGCGGACGGCGTAATCGTCGGCTCGGCCATCGTCCGCGCCGCCGAGAAGAGCCCCGAAGCGATGGGCGAATTAGCCGCCGCAATGACCGCCGCCGCACATGGCGGCTAG